Proteins co-encoded in one Saccharomyces mikatae IFO 1815 strain IFO1815 genome assembly, chromosome: 14 genomic window:
- the BNI5 gene encoding Bni5p (similar to Saccharomyces cerevisiae BNI5 (YNL166C); ancestral locus Anc_2.88) has product MGLDQDKIKKRLSQIEIDINQMNQMIDENLQLVEPAEDEAVQSDSEKAGVIDAPKVVDTTNTVPSNNISEASANSKDTAQLEDQRTSEGYIPIGNGMIESEETPSQSPDTRTVTVEEQIDHTAIAIGDSYNSFVANSAGNEETKSIHTENTETNTANVIQDRCSAHLETVQNNDDEWEDEKSEVEEEHIDKETGLNSEAKPFEPLTRQNATLTRRDEVDTELILDKFSSTNRDLDIQPQTISVESHNENDHESDLSANQTPQNETSEDFSSPSGRTTPLDSQSKIFIPKKNSKDDNTKVNDINSGGLEQKKTAYSETRRPTNPFRVISVSNNSNSRGGSRKSSLNKYESPVSSPVTSASELGNVTKLEKRHDYLSMKCVKLQKEIDYLNKMNAQGSLSMEDGKRLYRAVVKLQEYLDKKTKEKYEVGVLLSRNLRKQIDRGENGQFWIGTK; this is encoded by the coding sequence ATGGGTTTGGACCAGGACAAGATAAAGAAGAGGCTTTCTCAAATAGAGATAGACATCAACCAGATGAACCAAATGATTGATGAAAATCTACAGTTAGTTGAACCCGCAGAGGACGAAGCTGTCCAAAGTGATTCCGAGAAAGCAGGTGTGATCGACGCTCCAAAAGTGGTAGACACGACAAATACTGTTCCCTCAAACAATATTAGTGAAGCTAGTGCTAACTCTAAAGATACAGCTCAGCTTGAAGATCAGCGAACTTCAGAGGGCTATATTCCCATTGGAAATGGAATGATTGAAAGTGAGGAAACCCCATCTCAGTCACCAGATACTCGAACTGTTACAGTTGAGGAGCAGATAGATCATACGGCCATTGCTATTGGTGACTCCTACAATTCATTTGTTGCAAATTCTGCTGGAAATGAAGAGACAAAGAGCATCCACACCGAAAATACAGAAACTAATACCGCCAATGTAATTCAGGACAGATGTAGTGCTCATCTTGAAACTGTCCAAAACAATGATGACGAATGGGAAGACGAAAAATCAGAAGTGGAAGAGGAGCACATAGATAAGGAAACGGGATTGAACAGTGAGGCTAAGCCTTTCGAGCCGCTGACCCGTCAAAACGCTACTTTAACAAGACGCGATGAGGTAGACACTGAGTTAATATTAGAcaagttttcttcaaccaaTAGAGATCTGGATATACAACCACAAACTATATCTGTGGAGAGCCACAATGAGAATGACCACGAAAGCGACCTTTCAGCTAACCAAACACCCCAGAATGAAACCTCAGAGGATTTTTCCAGTCCTTCTGGAAGAACTACACCATTGGATTCTCAatctaaaatttttattccCAAAAAGAATTCTAAAGATGATAACACTAAGGTAAACGACATCAATTCTGGCGGTCTcgaacaaaagaaaacggCATATTCGGAGACACGACGCCCAACAAACCCATTCAGAGTTATTTCAGTAAGCAACAACTCTAATTCAAGGGGAGGGAGTCGTAAATCTTCCCTAAATAAGTATGAATCTCCAGTTTCTTCCCCCGTTACATCGGCGTCCGAGTTAGGTAATGTTACAAAGCTGGAAAAAAGACACGATTATTTATCGATGAAATGCGTTAAGTTgcaaaaggaaattgaCTACTTGAACAAGATGAATGCGCAAGGTTCTCTGTCTATGGAAGACGGAAAGAGACTGTATAGAGCTGTGGTAAAGCTTCAAGAGTATCTTGATAAGAAAACGAAGGAGAAATATGAAGTCGGCGTGTTGTTGAGTAGAAATCTGAGAAAACAAATTGATCGTGGTGAAAATGGTCAATTTTGGATCGGCACGAAGTGA
- the SMKI14G1580 gene encoding uncharacterized protein (similar to Saccharomyces cerevisiae YNL165W; ancestral locus Anc_2.89), whose protein sequence is MDRVRSLIGNHRGRARNRHHHSYSHNSSPSTTNLLQADGYRDDQSTISTIFAQENDLLETVANEGGDISDTATLNTAVSEGSTIGDLERQGYVNRAPRFTSERTMPFISVLLQRGFFAFPSEESFQLFLQNKRKLDNIDTKTGLGLPLFHAIPLNLVKSLFSNQDTPVMRIYKYIIIDSQCEKPPLNSEVISKINEKVSIYKYEFCTILKKMESHNYSSRVEHDFIFHRKNVPDVHIPMINYNQRKNADTAVHGLNLRWYGTTSLASPFGSNSINLLVLDDTMASYMDQHTIEEFDFHYRSRPTRPLGYVPVWARYTDDKVSVIPKKRTLRVATFYLQETDLFDDSSSLTNTVPYTSNSEMSSNIIDKVPWDSQVLTCMCMLLHEYESRKEKRHSAWGSTTTYMLNGPAGLLM, encoded by the coding sequence ATGGATAGAGTACGCTCTTTAATTGGGAACCACCGGGGGCGTGCACGCaatcgtcatcatcattcaTACTCACACAATAGTTCTCCATCGACAACAAACCTGTTGCAAGCTGATGGTTATAGGGACGACCAATCCACGATATCTACGATATTCGCACAAGAAAATGATCTTCTGGAAACAGTTGCCAACGAGGGGGGTGATATTTCGGATACGGCCACTTTAAATACTGCGGTATCGGAAGGCTCAACAATTGGTGACCTGGAAAGACAAGGTTATGTTAACAGAGCTCCAAGGTTTACATCAGAAAGGACCATGCCTTTTATTTCAGTTTTATTACAACGGGgtttttttgcatttccCAGTGAAGAATCTTTTCAGTTGTTTTTACAAAACAAGAGGAAACTTGATAACATTGATACAAAGACAGGTCTAGGACTTCCGCTATTTCACGCAATTCCTTTGAACTTGGTCAAATCCCTTTTCAGTAATCAGGATACACCGGTAATGAGAATTTATAAGTACATTATAATAGACTCTCAATGCGAAAAGCCTCCACTAAACTCAGAAGTGATTTCcaaaataaatgaaaaggtGTCCATATATAAGTATGAATTCTGCAcgattttaaaaaaaatggaaagcCATAACTATTCAAGTAGGGTAGAACACGATTTCATATTTCATAGAAAGAATGTGCCTGATGTCCATATTCCCATGATAAATTACaaccaaagaaagaatgcAGATACAGCAGTTCACGGATTAAACCTTCGGTGGTATGGAACAACTAGTTTAGCTTCCCCATTCGGCTCCAACAGCATCAATCTGCTTGTTCTAGATGATACCATGGCATCTTATATGGACCAACACACTATAGAAGAATTTGATTTCCATTATCGTTCCCGTCCCACAAGACCTTTAGGTTATGTCCCAGTGTGGGCGAGGTATACGGATGATAAAGTTAGTGTCATaccgaaaaaaagaactttgaGGGTGGCTACTTTTTACCTACAAGAGACTGATTTATTCGATGATAGCTCCAGCTTAACAAATACTGTGCCGTACACCAGTAATAGCGAAATGAGTTCCAACATCATTGACAAAGTGCCATGGGATAGTCAGGTGTTGACTTGTATGTGCATGCTTTTACATGAATACGAATCACGAAAGGAAAAACGACACAGTGCATGGGGTAGCACGACTACATATATGTTGAATGGGCCAGCAGGGCTGCTCATGTAA
- the IBD2 gene encoding Ibd2p (similar to Saccharomyces cerevisiae IBD2 (YNL164C); ancestral locus Anc_2.91): MTPTNQSNGTTNASVEILSEDGPMPINVMMQEGVKALTKILSNQLQDRQAFQNAPHAMQFVIRNGGKALSNSRLEELKEALPKMDSLSLEDELAKIDSKSMCHVDTAEDKQSFGRKVGQITATNNANFIMDHDLQKILDDDLKDPELNLNGEEAEIIFDYESQELDTPDGIGEKISQMIESVLPGGFGNEEQRRSRSVTNVGDLDVAERVTEIDRDVVDTACLHGDSQHHVSSKKHSRTKHSKKNDHVRRHEFYDESRDHKSCCPHHHYENLSKLRNYYYHDFEYISKTDNRAPDFSVLVNESNPMCLFCEYYMVFGEPPRNMIKWYNRTFGYNRMPNSPRDEQDTKKRNR; the protein is encoded by the coding sequence ATGACACCCACAAACCAATCTAACGGCACAACTAATGCATCTGTTGAGATACTTTCTGAAGATGGCCCTATGCCAATAAACGTTATGATGCAAGAGGGTGTGAAGGCGTTGACCAAGATTCTTTCCAATCAGCTTCAGGACAGGCAGGCATTTCAAAACGCCCCCCATGCAATGCAATTTGTTATAAGGAATGGGGGAAAGGCGTTGTCAAATTCTCGGCTTGAAGAGCTCAAAGAAGCCCTTCCTAAGATGGATTCCTTGAGTTTGGAGGATGAACTTGCTAAAATAGATAGTAAAAGTATGTGCCACGTTGATACTGCCGAAGATAAGCAGAGCTTCGGAAGGAAGGTAGGCCAAATAACTGCCACAAATAATGCGAACTTCATTATGGATCATGActtgcaaaaaattttagaTGATGATCTGAAAGATCCAGAGCTTAATCTGAATGGTGAAGAAGCTGAAATAATTTTCGATTACGAAAGCCAAGAACTGGATACGCCTGATGGTATAGGAGAAAAGATTTCTCAAATGATAGAATCGGTGCTACCGGGAGGATTTGGCAATGAAGAACAGCGGAGGTCGCGGTCTGTAACGAATGTAGGCGATTTAGATGTTGCGGAAAGAGTCACAGAAATTGATCGCGATGTGGTTGACACAGCCTGTTTGCATGGAGACAGTCAACATCatgtttcttcaaaaaagcATAGCAGGACCAAGCactcgaaaaaaaatgatcaTGTAAGGCGACATGAGTTTTATGACGAATCTAGGGACCATAAGAGTTGTTGCCCGCATCATCATTATGAAAATTTATCTAAACTGCGAAACTATTATTATCACGATTTTGAGTACATATCCAAAACTGACAACCGTGCCCCAGATTTTTCTGTTCTGGTTAACGAATCAAATCCTATGTGTTTATTTTGTGAGTATTATATGGTGTTTGGTGAACCGCCGCGTAATATGATAAAGTGGTATAATCGTACATTTGGTTATAATCGTATGCCGAATTCACCAAGAGATGAACAAGATAccaagaaaaggaatagGTAG
- the RIA1 gene encoding GTPase RIA1 (similar to Saccharomyces cerevisiae RIA1 (YNL163C); ancestral locus Anc_2.92) has translation MRRVESDIYKRLQNDSSCIRNICIVAHVDHGKTSLSDSLLASNGIISQRLAGKIRFLDARPDEQLRGITMESSAISLYFRVLHKQEDSDEPLVSEHLVNLIDSPGHIDFSSEVSAASRLCDGAVVLVDVVEGVCSQTITVLRQCWTEKLKPILVLNKIDRLITELQLTPQEAYIHLSKVIEQVNSVIGSFFANERQLDDLFWREQLEQNENAEYIEKDDSDIYFNPTDNNVIFASAVDGWGFNIGQLAKFYEQKLGAKRENLQKVLWGDFYMDPKTKKIINNKNLKGRSLKPLFTSLILDNIWRIYQNIIISRDTEMVEKIAKTLNIKLLPRDLRSKDDKQLLKTIMGQWLPVSTAVLLTVIEKLPSPLESQTDRLDTILVSEADTTAMDSKLLEAMKTCDREGPVSAYVSKMLSIPLEELPVESDRIASSDELMERSRRAREEALNAAKHAGIVENMAMMDLNDNSKDTADLYKRAKDTVMTPEVGKQAMPKPSANNDVFQVVSEPSPAMDLGFEYEVDDDADIQDDSGLDFVPTDIDPNDPLSSMFEYEEEDPFEYKIQQMSEEKNDEASDIFDEREESLVAFARVYSGTLRVGQEISVLGPKYDPEHPEKHIETAIITHLYLFMGKELVPLDMCPSGNIVGIRGLAGKVLKSGTLIEKGVKGVNLAGVSIHSTPIVRVAVEPANPVEMSKLVRGLKLLDQADPCVHTYVENTGEHILCTAGELHLERCLKDLTERFARIEITHSEPAIPYRETFLSVSDMNPPHNFQLARGVHELLLGQYKITFRTSPLSFKVTEFLSQHQNSIKTILRTSTSNMDPIIEATGSSLLDKNSFLVAFEEIIKQEENSKELLSGFKSRLAGFGPSRVGCNILLSNNNLLGSLFEGNPAAFEYSDSVKNGFQLAVSQGPLANEPVQGMCVILESVQKMTPKEIDSIKDPHYQQHIVDLSGRLITSTRDAIHEAFLDWSPRIMWAIYSCDIQTSVDVLGKVYAVILQRHGKIISEEMKEGTPFFQIKAHVPVVEAFGLSEDIRKKTSGAAQPQLVFSGFECIDLDPFWVPTTEEELEELGDTADRENIARRHMNAIRRRKGLFIEEKVVENAEKQRTLKKN, from the coding sequence ATGCGTAGAGTGGAATCAGATATTTACAAGCGTTTACAAAATGACTCTTCCTGCATAAGAAATATCTGCATTGTTGCCCATGTTGATCACGGTAAAACTTCCCTTtcagattcccttttagCTTCAAATGGTATTATATCACAAAGACTTGCTGGTAAGATTCGATTTTTAGATGCCAGACCCGATGAACAACTACGTGGTATCACAATGGAATCATCGGCTATTTCTTTGTATTTTAGGGTATTGCATAAACAGGAAGATTCTGATGAGCCTCTTGTAAGTGAACATCTGGTAAACTTGATTGATTCACCCGGTCATATTGATTTCTCAAGTGAGGTCAGTGCAGCTTCGAGATTGTGCGATGGCGCTGTCGTTCTTGTTGACGTCGTAGAAGGAGTGTGCTCGCAGACAATCACCGTGTTGAGACAATGTTGGACTGAGAAGCTAAAACCTATCTTGGTATTGAATAAGATTGACAGATTAATCACAGAGCTACAACTTACTCCTCAAGAAGCTTATATTCATTTGTCCAAAGTCATTGAACAAGTCAACTCAGTTATCGGGTCCTTTTTCGCAAATGAAAGACAACTAGATGATTTATTCTGGAGGGAGCAATTggaacaaaatgaaaatgccGAATATATCGAAAAGGATGATTCGGATATTTACTTCAATCCTACTGATAACAATGTGATTTTTGCGTCTGCCGTTGATGGTTGGGGTTTCAACATCGGTCAGTTGGCCAAATTTTACGAGCAAAAATTAGGTGCTAAGAGGGAAAACTTACAGAAAGTTTTGTGGGGTGATTTCTATATGGATccaaaaaccaaaaaaatcatcaacaataaaaatctCAAGGGAAGGTCTCTAAAACCTCTTTTCACGTCATTAATTCTCGATAATATTTGGAGAATTTATCAGAACATAATCATATCAAGGGATACTGAAATGGTTGAAAAAATAGCTAAAACTTTGAACATCAAGCTCCTCCCACGTGATTTAAGGTCGAAGGATGACAAACAATTACTAAAAACTATCATGGGTCAATGGCTACCCGTTAGCACAGCAGTGTTACTAACAGTTATCGAAAAATTACCTTCACCATTGGAATCACAAACGGATCGTTTGGATACCATTTTAGTCTCTGAAGCAGACACGACAGCCATGGattcaaaacttttggAGGCTATGAAAACATGTGATAGAGAAGGACCAGTAAGCGCGTATGTATCCAAGATGCTTTCAATTCCATTGGAGGAATTACCTGTTGAATCTGACAGAATAGCCTCATCAGATGAGCTAATGGAGAGGAGTAGAAGGGCGCGTGAAGAGGCACTTAATGCTGCAAAACATGCTGGTATAGTTGAAAATATGGCAATGATGGACTTGAATGACAATTCCAAGGATACAGCTGATTTATATAAAAGGGCAAAGGATACCGTCATGACTCCAGAAGTAGGAAAGCAGGCAATGCCAAAACCTTCAGCAAATAATGACGTCTTCCAGGTTGTTTCAGAGCCTTCACCGGCGATGGATTTAGGATTTGAATATGAAGTTGACGATGATGCAGATATTCAAGATGATTCCGGTTTAGATTTTGTACCAACCGACATAGATCCAAATGACCCCCTAAGTTCCATGtttgaatatgaagaagaagatccTTTTGAATATAAAATTCAGCAAATgtcagaagaaaagaacgaTGAAGCAAGTGATATTTTTGACGAAAGGGAAGAATCCCTCGTGGCATTTGCAAGAGTATACAGCGGCACTCTGAGGGTGGGCCAGGAGATCTCGGTGTTAGGCCCCAAGTATGATCCAGAACATCCGGAGAAACATATTGAAACAGCAATTATTACTCATTTGTATTTGTTTATGGGTAAGGAACTGGTTCCTTTAGACATGTGTCCATCAGGAAATATTGTTGGTATTCGTGGTTTAGCCGGTAAAGTTTTAAAGAGCGGTACCTTGATTGAAAAGGGTGTAAAAGGTGTCAATTTAGCCGGCGTTAGTATTCATTCAACTCCAATCGTTCGTGTTGCTGTCGAACCAGCAAATCCCGTAGAAATGAGCAAGTTGGTACGAGGACTAAAATTATTGGATCAGGCAGATCCTTGCGTGCACACATACGTCGAGAATACTGGTGAACACATTTTGTGTACGGCCGGTGAACTACATTTAGAAAGATgtttaaaagatttaacAGAAAGGTTTGCTAGAATTGAAATTACACATTCTGAACCCGCTATTCCTTATAGGGAAACTTTCTTATCAGTGTCAGATATGAACCCTCCACATAACTTTCAGCTAGCAAGGGGCGTTCATGAACTACTATTAGGTCAGTACAAGATCACGTTCAGAACATCCCCATTAAGTTTTAAGGTTACAGAATTTTTATCTCAACATCAAAACAGCATTAAGACCATCTTAAGGACATCTACTTCAAACATGGACCCCATTATAGAAGCTACTGGAAGTTCCCTTTTGGacaaaaattcttttttggtggCCTTCGAGGAGATCATAAAACAGGAAGAAAATAGTAAAGAATTATTAAGCGGATTCAAATCAAGATTAGCCGGATTTGGACCAAGTAGAGTTGGCTGTAACATTTTGTTGTCCAACAATAATCTTCTTGGAAGTTTGTTTGAAGGTAATCCAGCAGCTTTTGAATATTCTGATTCCGTGAAAAATGGCTTTCAACTGGCTGTAAGCCAGGGGCCTTTGGCGAATGAGCCAGTTCAGGGAATGTGTGTCATTCTTGAAAGCGTACAAAAAATGAcaccaaaagaaattgattcTATTAAGGACCCGCACTATCAACAACATATTGTTGACTTATCAGGTAGGTTGATAACGTCTACAAGGGATGCTATACACGAAGCCTTCCTAGATTGGTCTCCAAGAATTATGTGGGCCATCTACTCATGTGATATTCAGACCTCTGTCGATGTACTTGGAAAAGTGTATGCAGTCATTTTGCAGAGACATGGTAAAATTATCTCCGAGGAAATGAAAGAAGGTACGCCgttctttcaaatcaagGCCCACGTTCCTGTCGTGGAAGCATTTGGTTTGAGTGAGGATATTCGTAAAAAAACATCTGGTGCAGCACAACCTCAATTAGTGTTTTCTGGATTCGAATGCATTGATTTGGATCCATTTTGGGTGCCAACTACAGAAGAAGAGCTCGAAGAACTAGGTGATACGGCAGATAGAGAGAATATTGCTCGTAGGCATATGAATGCCATcaggagaagaaaaggtctattcattgaagaaaaagtagtTGAAAATGCCGAAAAACAACGtacattgaagaagaactaa
- the SMKI14G1610 gene encoding uncharacterized protein (similar to Saccharomyces cerevisiae YNL162W-A; ancestral locus Anc_2.93) — MPGTSNSQVYCPDCNEKLQKCLIQQNYAIIICPSLTCGYPFNQRDILDNLTYVDDNDVLKVAKKRLSTRSKP; from the coding sequence ATGCCCGGAACGTCCAACTCCCAGGTATATTGCCCAGATtgtaatgaaaaacttcaaaagtgTTTGATACAACAAAATTATGCCATTATCATATGTCCCAGCCTAACTTGTGGCTATCCATTCAATCAAAGAGACATACTCGACAATCTAACGTACGTAGACGATAATGACGTTTTAAAAGtggcaaagaaaagattatcTACGCGAAGCAAACCATAA
- the RPL42A gene encoding 60S ribosomal protein eL42 (similar to Saccharomyces cerevisiae RPL42B (YHR141C) and RPL42A (YNL162W); ancestral locus Anc_2.95), with translation MVNVPKTRKTYCKGKACRKHTQHKVTQYKAGKASLFAQGKRRYDRKQSGFGGQTKPVFHKKAKTTKKVVLRLECVKCKTRAQLTLKRCKHFELGGEKKQKGQALQF, from the exons ATGG TTAACGTTCCTAAGACCAGAAAAACCTACTGTAAGGGTAAGGCCTGTCGTAAGCACACTCAGCACAAGGTCACTCAATACAAAGCTGGTAAGGCTTCCTTGTTTGCTCAAGGTAAGAGACGTTATGACCGTAAACAATCCGGTTTCGGTGGTCAAACCAAGCCTGTTTTCCACAAGAAAGCCAAGACTACCAAGAAGGTTGTTTTGAGATTGGAATGTGTCAAGTGTAAGACCAGAGCTCAATTGACCTTGAAGAGATGTAAGCATTTCGAACTGGGTGGTGAAAAGAAGCAAAAGGGACAAGCCTTGCAATTCTGA
- the CBK1 gene encoding serine/threonine protein kinase CBK1 (similar to Saccharomyces cerevisiae CBK1 (YNL161W); ancestral locus Anc_2.96) yields MYNSNNSHHGSASPSGQGYYMSQQQDQQHQQQQYANEMNPYQQISRPPAAGFSSNYMKEQGSHQSLQEHLQRETGNIGSGFTDIPALNYPATPPPHNNYTAPNQMINTPPPSMGGLYRHNNNSQSMVQNGNGNGNAQLPQLSPGQYSIESEYNQNINGSSSSSPFHQPQTVRSNGSYSSGLRSVKSFQRLQQEQENSQFQQQNSQQQQQQLQFQQQQQQQQQQQQQQQQQQQQQQQQQQQQSPIQGGFSNGTISNYMYFERRPDLLTKGTQDKAAAVKLKIENFYQSSVKYAIERNERRVELETELTSHNWSEERKSRQLSSLGKKESQFLRLRRTRLSLEDFHTVKVIGKGAFGEVRLVQKKDTGKIYAMKTLLKSEMYKKDQLAHVKAERDVLAGSDSPWVVSLYYSFQDAQYLYLIMEFLPGGDLMTMLIRWQLFTEDVTRFYMAECILAIETIHKLGFIHRDIKPDNILIDIRGHIKLSDFGLSTGFHKTHDSNYYKKLLQQDEATNGVSKAGAYNGTTTDTANKRQTMVVDSISLTMSNRQQIQTWRKSRRLMAYSTVGTPDYIAPEIFLYQGYGQECDWWSLGAIMYECLIGWPPFCSETPQETYRKIMNFEQTLQFPDDIHISYEAEDLIRRLLTHADQRLGRHGGADEIKSHPFFRGVDWNTIRQVEAPYIPKLSSITDTRFFPTDELENVPDSPAMAQAAKQREQMTKQGGSAPIKEDLPFIGYTYSRFDYLTRKNAL; encoded by the coding sequence ATGTATAATAGTAACAACAGTCACCATGGAAGTGCCTCTCCTTCAGGACAAGGCTACTATATGTCACAACAACAAGACCAACAgcatcaacaacaacagtacGCTAATGAAATGAATCCGTATCAGCAGATTTCTAGACCGCCTGCTGCAGGATTTAGTAGTAATTACATGAAAGAGCAAGGTTCTCATCAATCATTACAAGAGCATTTACAACGTGAAACTGGTAATATAGGTAGTGGCTTCACAGACATTCCAGCACTGAATTATCCCGCCACACCACCACCGCATAACAACTACACAGCTCCAAACCAGATGATCAACACGCCACCACCATCAATGGGTGGACTTTATAGGCATAACAATAACTCTCAGAGCATGGTTCAAAATGGTAATGGAAACGGAAATGCCCAATTACCACAATTATCGCCAGGCCAATATTCTATAGAATCTGAGTACaatcaaaatataaacGGCAGTTCCTCTAGTAGTCCGTTCCATCAACCACAGACAGTGCGGAGCAATGGATCATATTCAAGTGGGTTAAGAAGTGTGAAAAGCTTTCAAAGGTTACAACAAGAACAGGAAAATAGTCAATTTCAACAACAGAATTctcagcagcaacagcaacagcttCAATttcagcaacaacaacaacaacaacaacaacaacaacaacaacaacaacaacaacaacaacaacaacaacaacaacaacaacaacaatcaCCAATTCAAGGTGGGTTTAGCAACGGTACCATATCGAATTATATGTACTTTGAAAGACGGCCGGATCTGCTGACCAAAGGAACACAAGATAAGGCAGCAGCTGTGAAGTTAAAGATTGAAAACTTCTACCAATCATCTGTCAAGTACGccattgaaagaaatgaaagaagagTGGAGTTAGAGACAGAACTAACTTCTCATAATTGgtcagaagaaagaaaatccagGCAATTGAGCTCATTAGGTAAAAAGGAATCTCAATTTTTAAGGCTACGTAGAACGAGGTTATCTTTGGAGGATTTCCACACCGTGAAAGTCATCGGGAAAGGGGCATTTGGTGAAGTGAGACTAGTTCAGAAAAAAGACACCGGAAAAATATACGCGATGAAGACCTTACTGAAATCCGAGATGTACAAAAAAGACCAATTGGCACACGTTAAGGCTGAAAGGGATGTTTTGGCTGGAAGTGATTCTCCATGGGTAGTTTCACTATATTACTCCTTCCAAGATGCTCAATATTTATATCTAATTATGGAGTTTTTACCTGGTGGTGATTTGATGACAATGTTAATCAGATGGCAATTATTCACAGAGGATGTAACCAGATTTTATATGGCTGAGTGTATTTTAGCCATTGAAACTATTCATAAATTAGGATTTATTCACAGAGATATCAAACCAGATAACATTTTAATAGATATCAGAGGTCATATTAAGTTATCTGACTTCGGGTTATCTACCGGGTTTCATAAGACTCATGATTCGAACTATTATAAAAAACTTTTGCAACAAGACGAGGCAACCAATGGTGTTTCCAAAGCAGGTGCCTATAACGGGACTACAACCGATACTGCGAACAAAAGGCAGACAATGGTTGTGGATTCTATCAGCTTAACAATGTCAAACAGGCAACAAATACAAACATGGAGAAAGTCACGTCGTTTAATGGCATATTCTACTGTTGGTACGCCAGATTATATTGCTCCTGAGATCTTTCTGTATCAAGGTTATGGCCAAGAATGTGATTGGTGGTCGCTTGGTGCAATTATGTATGAGTGTTTGATTGGTTGGCCTCCCTTTTGTTCTGAAACCCCACAAGAAACATACAGAAAAATTATGAACTTTGAACAAACTCTACAATTTCCCGATGATATACACATTTCTTACGAAGCAGAGGATCTTATCCGCCGGCTGTTAACACATGCAGATCAGAGACTTGGTAGACATGGTGGTGCAgatgaaatcaaaagtCATCCATTTTTTCGCGGGGTCGATTGGAATACAATCAGACAAGTAGAAGCTCCATATATACCAAAGCTGAGCTCCATCACAGATACTAGGTTCTTCCCAACAGATGAATTAGAGAATGTACCAGATTCCCCAGCTATGGCTCAAGCCGCTAAACAAAGAGAACAAATGACAAAGCAGGGCGGAAGTGCACCTATCAAGGAAGATTTACCTTTTATTGGTTACACTTACTCCAGGTTTGACTATTTGACTAGAAAAAACGCATTGTAG